From one Neofelis nebulosa isolate mNeoNeb1 chromosome 4, mNeoNeb1.pri, whole genome shotgun sequence genomic stretch:
- the RPA3 gene encoding replication protein A 14 kDa subunit, translating to MVDVMELPRSRINASMLSRFIDKPVCFVGRLEKIHPTGKMFILSDGEGKNGTIELMEPLDEEISGIVEVVGRVTAKATILCTSYVQFKEDNHPFDLGLYNEAVKITQEFPQFFPLGVVEYD from the exons ATGGTGGACGTCATGGAGTTGCCCAGGTCGCGCATCAACGCCAGCATGCTGTCTCGGTTCATCGACAAGCCGGTCTGCTTCGTAGGGAGGCTGGAAAAG attcatcccactggaaaaatgtttattctttcagatggagaaggaaaaaatggaaccATTGAGTTGATGGAGCCT CTTGATGAAGAAATCTCTGGAATTGTGGAAGTAGTTGGAAGAGTGACAGCCAAAGCAACCATTCTGTGTACATCTTATGTCCAGTTTAAAGAAGATAACCATCCTTTTG aTCTTGGACTTTACAATGAAGCTGTGAAAATTACCCAGGAATTCCCTCAGTTTTTTCCTTTGGGAGTTGTGGAGTATGATTGA